A DNA window from Acetobacter aceti NBRC 14818 contains the following coding sequences:
- a CDS encoding transglycosylase SLT domain-containing protein, whose protein sequence is MRAIGHISHSIAARFLLAGAALLTGASFASARPLPVPPDEGGSRSSERSSHDGHGSDEVAMAVSRLPYGGPDDAGVSLPRPLSSDMATLVRAIFRLQRQSAFSEALASTTRLTDTTLLADILAERFLNPSYHPSPAEMRRWLRDHADMADAPAVYTRLASLSERGAPLPPAPSLAMLGGARAGSVNGSMDRAFTRNALLDRTVMERAALGAKGADSALHLIAITPGMTPPYAAQLGGEVAQVLLSQGAFAAAEKTAREAFHRGNEKVGFPAYMAGLSAWSQGHKAEAVALFEKASRAPLVTPELISAAAFWAARGHQELGEMTSFRPWLQRAQAAPTSFYGLLARRMMERVPHHVMRDNAVQDAALEVSADAAPSEPLLTEIDVEAVGATPVGRRVFALLQVGEQERAEQALRRYWPQIVRDTALAQSFQLVAAAAGLNDLALEMADSIQAMEQSSGKHGEHLPLPALHPRHGFTVDPALVYALTRLESNFDPGAVSGAGAHGLMQIQPGTAGFVTGQTDRFASSPQVLHDPGLNLEIGQRYVKYLAHLSWAGQAAPEGGDLIRLLASYNAGPGSISHWETSAGVSEDPLLYMERLPNAQTRAYVTQAFSYLWTYADRLDLPTPSLEALADGEWPGFGPELKLAAPSHLHLASANISPTIH, encoded by the coding sequence ATGCGAGCCATAGGTCATATTTCCCACTCGATCGCCGCCAGGTTTCTGCTTGCCGGCGCTGCCTTGCTGACGGGAGCATCCTTCGCCAGTGCGCGGCCGCTGCCGGTTCCCCCTGATGAGGGAGGGTCCCGTTCATCGGAGCGCTCTTCTCATGATGGGCATGGCAGTGACGAAGTGGCCATGGCCGTGTCACGCCTGCCGTATGGCGGACCTGATGACGCCGGTGTCTCGTTGCCCCGTCCGTTGTCTTCCGACATGGCGACCCTCGTGCGGGCCATTTTTCGGCTTCAGCGCCAGAGCGCCTTCAGCGAGGCGCTGGCCAGCACGACGCGTCTGACCGACACGACCCTATTGGCCGACATTCTGGCCGAAAGATTTCTCAACCCGTCCTATCATCCCAGTCCCGCCGAAATGAGGCGCTGGCTGCGGGATCACGCGGACATGGCCGATGCCCCGGCGGTCTACACCCGTCTGGCGTCGCTTTCCGAGCGTGGCGCGCCGCTTCCACCTGCACCGTCTCTCGCCATGCTCGGCGGGGCGCGCGCTGGAAGCGTCAACGGATCGATGGACCGGGCGTTCACACGCAATGCGTTGTTGGATCGCACGGTCATGGAACGTGCCGCGCTGGGTGCAAAAGGGGCGGATAGCGCCCTGCATCTGATCGCGATCACGCCGGGTATGACGCCTCCCTACGCCGCCCAACTGGGTGGCGAGGTGGCGCAGGTTCTGCTGAGTCAGGGAGCTTTTGCGGCTGCGGAAAAGACCGCCCGTGAGGCTTTCCATCGTGGAAACGAAAAGGTTGGTTTCCCCGCCTATATGGCCGGGCTGTCGGCTTGGTCGCAGGGACATAAGGCGGAAGCCGTGGCCCTGTTCGAGAAAGCCTCCCGTGCGCCGCTCGTGACGCCCGAACTGATCTCGGCGGCGGCGTTCTGGGCGGCTCGTGGACATCAGGAGCTTGGAGAGATGACATCTTTCCGCCCCTGGCTCCAGCGGGCTCAGGCGGCTCCGACCAGCTTTTATGGTCTGCTGGCGCGCCGTATGATGGAGCGCGTGCCGCACCATGTAATGCGTGACAACGCTGTGCAGGATGCCGCTCTCGAAGTGTCAGCGGACGCTGCGCCTTCCGAACCGCTTCTGACAGAAATTGATGTGGAAGCCGTGGGCGCTACGCCAGTCGGTCGTCGCGTGTTTGCCCTGTTGCAGGTGGGCGAGCAGGAGCGGGCGGAGCAGGCGCTGCGTCGCTACTGGCCGCAGATCGTGCGTGACACCGCTCTGGCGCAGTCCTTCCAGCTTGTGGCCGCTGCGGCCGGACTGAACGATCTGGCGCTGGAAATGGCGGATTCCATTCAGGCGATGGAACAGTCTTCCGGCAAGCATGGTGAGCATCTGCCTCTGCCTGCGCTGCATCCCCGCCATGGATTCACCGTCGATCCGGCGTTGGTCTATGCCCTGACCCGTCTGGAATCCAATTTCGATCCGGGCGCCGTCTCCGGTGCGGGCGCACATGGTCTCATGCAGATCCAGCCCGGCACGGCAGGGTTTGTGACAGGGCAGACGGACCGGTTCGCGTCTTCACCTCAGGTGCTGCACGATCCCGGCCTAAACCTTGAAATCGGTCAGCGCTATGTGAAGTATCTGGCGCATCTGAGTTGGGCTGGGCAGGCGGCCCCGGAGGGCGGTGACCTTATCCGTCTGCTGGCGAGCTACAATGCGGGACCGGGTTCGATTTCCCATTGGGAGACGAGCGCGGGCGTGTCGGAAGATCCGCTGCTCTATATGGAGCGTCTGCCGAACGCACAGACGCGGGCCTATGTGACACAGGCCTTCTCCTACCTCTGGACCTATGCCGATCGTCTCGATCTGCCGACGCCCTCTCTGGAAGCGCTGGCGGACGGTGAGTGGCCGGGCTTTGGACCGGAACTCAAGCTTGCAGCTCCGTCTCATCTGCATCTGGCCTCGGCGAATATCTCTCCGACCATTCACTGA
- a CDS encoding uracil-DNA glycosylase — MDAGAVAALLELQIEWGVDVLLDEAPHDRFAEWEAEQAARVAHQTTAPALDGAVRHTAKRRPAISEETRHPAEGGPGGSDAALAALAGITTIAALEKAIDGFVACSLRGTATHTVLPRGPVGARVMVIGDAPDADEDRSGIVFSGESGDLLGRMLASIGRTREEMILAPAIPWRPPGGRPPSPVEVAQCLPMLLRSIALYQPERLLLCGGLATRMILGPDINPARARGSWRTTAWGPEGGPQRPVMTMRHPSQLRAGATARRQIWDDMLLLAVTLDGAVN, encoded by the coding sequence ATGGACGCTGGTGCGGTTGCGGCGCTGCTGGAGTTGCAGATTGAGTGGGGCGTTGATGTCCTTCTCGATGAGGCGCCCCATGACCGGTTTGCCGAGTGGGAGGCCGAACAGGCGGCGCGTGTGGCGCACCAGACGACGGCCCCGGCTCTTGATGGGGCGGTCAGGCATACAGCGAAACGTCGCCCCGCCATCAGTGAAGAAACGCGTCACCCTGCGGAGGGAGGGCCGGGTGGTTCTGACGCCGCACTAGCGGCATTGGCCGGGATCACAACCATTGCGGCGCTGGAAAAAGCCATCGACGGATTCGTGGCTTGCAGTCTGCGCGGCACGGCAACCCACACCGTTCTGCCGCGTGGTCCGGTCGGCGCACGGGTGATGGTGATCGGGGATGCGCCTGATGCCGACGAGGACAGAAGCGGGATCGTTTTTTCAGGAGAATCCGGCGATCTGCTGGGGCGTATGCTCGCCTCGATCGGCCGGACCCGTGAGGAGATGATTCTGGCTCCGGCGATTCCCTGGCGACCACCGGGCGGACGCCCTCCGTCTCCCGTCGAGGTTGCGCAATGCCTGCCGATGCTTCTCAGGAGTATAGCCCTCTATCAACCTGAAAGACTGCTCCTGTGCGGTGGACTGGCGACCCGCATGATTCTCGGACCGGACATCAATCCCGCCCGGGCGAGAGGCAGCTGGCGCACGACCGCATGGGGTCCGGAAGGCGGACCACAGAGGCCCGTCATGACAATGAGACACCCTTCACAGTTGCGGGCAGGCGCGACCGCTCGCCGTCAGATATGGGATGATATGTTGTTACTAGCGGTAACACTCGATGGTGCGGTGAATTAA
- a CDS encoding tetratricopeptide repeat protein — protein MAITLKTSAVEQASRLRSGDCNIMNATAGTFSTIHLFSNFISHICSWLADRACRVKSFSWLLQPRDATIPFTHRQGLIAIMPIRPVLSALLLASLLSSSAIAAEQKALATPTKAESSPFAPIDTPDFLVGLIAARANDYATAAQAYSAALAKDPNNMDLLRQAFSEAALAGAPNAVDLARQTLAKAGGRSILTAFVLGNDAVLHDRWKEASEAYQSMPSDALTNILSPLLQAWCLAGEKKYTDAIALLTSPKHSTSPAAPFYVGHAALIALLAGDTGQAKTLFDKANQLFPASDLLINRARANLLWQTGHQSEARDLLRAATGSDTVLSLAEPELQAAIDSPPVPTARDGVAHAYVLVAFILRQQALHAPEVDSMQQINIASAMMLRMALTLDPTLAIARLMLSEIEESLGHKDIAIAVLQDLPDTNPLIRVAQYRVAMLEDQLGNHADARAKLERLAHDAPNLVLPIRSLGTILSESKDWPAAIDAFNKAITNARASQTLDWTLLFERAAAYERTNNWPKAEADLQEARKMVPDEPLLLNFLGYGWAQRGLHLTEATELLKRALALDPDDAAIRDSLGWVLLRSGDLPRGAEMIEKAAEQTPLDPEVNYHLGVAYWDLGRKSEAIDQWNVALGLKPEPDDLQRIQSALDFARTADIKTKFPIRDIAAAPQ, from the coding sequence GTGGCCATAACGCTCAAGACATCTGCGGTCGAACAGGCTTCCCGCCTTCGTTCCGGTGACTGCAACATCATGAACGCCACCGCGGGAACCTTTTCCACCATCCATCTTTTTTCAAACTTCATCAGCCACATATGCTCGTGGTTGGCCGATCGCGCCTGCCGGGTTAAATCTTTCTCATGGCTGTTACAGCCACGGGATGCCACCATCCCATTCACACATCGTCAGGGGCTCATCGCCATCATGCCAATTCGTCCTGTCCTGTCCGCCCTGCTGCTGGCTTCTCTTCTGTCCAGTAGCGCGATAGCTGCGGAACAGAAGGCGCTGGCCACCCCAACAAAGGCAGAATCCTCACCATTTGCACCGATCGACACGCCAGATTTTCTGGTGGGACTCATCGCCGCACGCGCCAATGATTACGCCACCGCTGCCCAGGCTTACAGCGCGGCACTGGCGAAAGACCCGAATAACATGGACCTGCTCCGGCAGGCCTTCTCCGAAGCCGCTCTGGCCGGAGCACCCAACGCCGTGGATCTGGCCCGCCAGACTCTGGCTAAGGCAGGTGGGCGCAGCATTCTGACCGCCTTTGTCCTCGGCAACGACGCCGTGCTGCATGATCGCTGGAAGGAAGCCTCCGAAGCCTATCAAAGCATGCCCTCCGACGCTCTGACCAACATCCTCTCTCCCCTTCTGCAGGCATGGTGTCTGGCGGGTGAGAAGAAATACACGGACGCCATTGCGCTGCTCACCTCCCCGAAACACAGCACGTCGCCTGCCGCGCCTTTCTATGTCGGCCACGCCGCGCTGATTGCCCTGCTTGCCGGCGACACCGGACAGGCCAAAACGCTGTTCGACAAGGCCAACCAGCTCTTTCCAGCCAGCGACCTTCTAATCAACCGCGCACGCGCCAACCTTCTGTGGCAGACCGGCCATCAGAGTGAAGCCCGCGACCTGCTCCGTGCGGCGACGGGCAGCGACACCGTCCTGTCTCTCGCAGAGCCTGAGCTACAGGCAGCCATCGACAGCCCGCCCGTACCAACTGCGCGTGACGGCGTGGCGCATGCTTATGTACTGGTCGCCTTCATTCTCCGCCAGCAGGCCCTGCATGCACCGGAAGTGGACAGCATGCAGCAGATCAACATCGCCTCGGCCATGATGCTGCGCATGGCGCTGACCCTTGATCCGACGCTCGCCATCGCTCGCCTGATGCTGTCGGAGATCGAAGAAAGTCTGGGACACAAGGATATCGCCATCGCGGTATTGCAGGATCTGCCAGACACCAATCCCCTGATCCGTGTCGCACAGTATCGTGTGGCCATGCTGGAAGATCAGCTTGGCAACCATGCGGACGCGCGCGCCAAGCTGGAGCGTCTGGCTCATGACGCGCCAAACCTTGTGCTGCCCATCCGCTCACTCGGCACGATCCTTTCCGAAAGCAAGGACTGGCCCGCTGCGATCGACGCATTCAACAAGGCTATCACCAACGCCCGCGCCAGCCAGACCCTTGACTGGACCCTGCTGTTTGAACGGGCGGCAGCCTACGAGCGCACCAACAACTGGCCGAAAGCCGAAGCGGATCTGCAGGAAGCCCGCAAGATGGTGCCCGATGAACCACTGCTGCTGAACTTTCTCGGCTATGGCTGGGCGCAGCGTGGTCTCCATCTGACAGAGGCCACCGAACTTCTGAAACGGGCGCTCGCCCTCGACCCGGATGACGCGGCAATCCGCGACAGTCTGGGCTGGGTTCTGCTGCGTTCCGGGGATCTGCCACGCGGTGCGGAAATGATCGAAAAGGCCGCAGAGCAGACACCGCTTGATCCGGAGGTGAATTATCACCTTGGCGTGGCGTACTGGGATCTCGGTCGCAAAAGCGAGGCGATTGATCAGTGGAATGTCGCGCTCGGCCTGAAGCCTGAGCCTGACGACCTACAGCGCATCCAGTCGGCTCTGGATTTTGCCAGAACGGCGGATATCAAGACAAAATTCCCCATTCGGGACATTGCAGCCGCACCGCAATAA
- a CDS encoding glycosyltransferase family 32 protein: MNAKEFDLRGRKIPRIIYQTIGDGEIPLPIKENIEKIKKENPEWDYRLYRDKDIESFIETEFGNNVLKIYKKIDDSYGAARADLFRYLILYKYGGVYLDIKSRFYGPISQFVKGDEGFIISQWSNAVGEKYEGFGLKSELSFIPGGEFQQWHIIAAPGHPFLREVVESIIKKVNSYRPWKDGTGKVGVLNLTGPIIYTKTIYPILDLYPHKFIRRESDIGLEYSIFGKDKHKNAFVLHYSKLQNPIVKPSFWLQIPYALWNVARKLKSIIKI, from the coding sequence ATGAATGCAAAAGAATTTGATTTGAGGGGAAGAAAAATTCCGCGCATTATTTATCAAACAATTGGTGATGGAGAAATTCCATTGCCTATCAAGGAGAATATAGAAAAAATAAAAAAGGAAAATCCAGAGTGGGATTATAGGCTGTATAGAGATAAAGATATAGAAAGTTTTATAGAAACAGAATTTGGGAATAATGTATTAAAAATTTACAAAAAAATTGACGATTCATACGGGGCAGCGCGCGCTGATTTATTTAGGTATTTGATACTTTATAAGTATGGAGGAGTTTATCTTGATATAAAAAGCAGGTTTTATGGTCCAATTTCTCAATTTGTAAAAGGAGATGAGGGGTTCATTATTTCGCAATGGAGTAATGCTGTTGGTGAAAAGTATGAAGGATTTGGGCTTAAATCTGAATTGTCCTTTATTCCTGGAGGGGAGTTTCAGCAGTGGCATATTATTGCAGCTCCAGGACATCCTTTCCTGCGAGAGGTCGTTGAATCTATAATAAAAAAAGTTAATTCTTACCGACCTTGGAAAGACGGCACTGGAAAAGTTGGAGTGCTCAACCTGACTGGGCCTATTATTTATACAAAAACGATTTATCCAATACTAGATCTGTACCCACATAAATTTATTAGGAGAGAAAGTGATATTGGTTTAGAATATAGCATATTTGGAAAAGATAAACACAAGAACGCTTTTGTATTACATTATTCAAAACTACAAAATCCCATTGTCAAACCGTCGTTTTGGTTACAAATCCCGTATGCATTGTGGAATGTAGCAAGAAAATTAAAATCAATAATTAAAATATAA
- a CDS encoding glycosyltransferase family 2 protein: protein MKISVALATYNGSRYLREQLDSLAQQTLLPSELVVSDDGSTDDTLQILREFAQSAPFPVRILEKQGNLGFADNFLFCASQCQEDLIAFCDQDDVWMPEKLKTAYERMMVDDSILSIHTLEIVDCNLNKNGLWTQGIVKDEIAEKMTYFPYRGGWGNSMLFKSNLVKEISFNIRPKQPEEERPLSHDTWIYILASAFGRVSKINKPLILYRQYGGNVSQTKSRTVFDKLHMRFSLSIEKLEERRDFYEKLSCLFRLLSKKERFEFSIDSMVVSKIYFEKYRIILQKTNMYTPKDIRKRFCNYVNYYKNQKKLRLGVIKDLVFGVFFGACSK, encoded by the coding sequence ATGAAAATCTCCGTTGCACTAGCTACATATAATGGGAGTCGGTATCTCCGTGAGCAACTTGATAGCTTGGCGCAACAGACTCTGTTGCCATCTGAATTGGTTGTAAGTGATGATGGGTCAACGGATGATACGCTCCAGATCCTTCGCGAATTTGCGCAAAGCGCGCCTTTCCCTGTAAGGATTTTAGAAAAACAAGGTAATCTTGGATTTGCGGATAATTTTCTATTCTGTGCGTCTCAATGTCAGGAAGACCTGATCGCTTTTTGTGACCAAGATGATGTATGGATGCCAGAAAAGCTAAAGACTGCTTATGAAAGAATGATGGTTGATGATAGTATATTATCTATACATACTTTAGAGATTGTGGATTGTAATTTAAATAAAAATGGACTTTGGACACAAGGTATAGTAAAGGACGAAATTGCAGAGAAAATGACATATTTTCCCTATCGAGGTGGATGGGGTAATTCTATGTTATTCAAATCCAATCTTGTGAAAGAGATTTCATTTAATATTCGACCCAAACAACCGGAAGAAGAACGCCCATTATCTCATGACACATGGATTTATATATTGGCATCTGCTTTTGGCCGCGTTTCAAAAATCAACAAGCCTTTGATTTTGTATCGTCAATATGGCGGGAATGTTTCTCAGACAAAATCTAGAACCGTTTTTGATAAACTTCATATGAGGTTTTCTCTATCTATAGAAAAACTTGAAGAGCGAAGAGATTTTTATGAAAAACTCTCATGTTTGTTCCGGTTATTAAGTAAGAAAGAAAGATTTGAATTTTCAATTGATAGTATGGTGGTATCAAAAATTTACTTTGAAAAATATAGAATTATATTACAAAAGACAAATATGTACACACCAAAAGATATAAGGAAAAGATTTTGTAATTATGTTAATTATTATAAAAATCAAAAAAAACTAAGGCTTGGGGTGATTAAGGATTTAGTTTTTGGTGTTTTTTTTGGAGCTTGTTCTAAATAA
- a CDS encoding flippase — protein sequence MKSSNSAVNFIYNAMGSLVPIIISLATVPLYIKLLGLSRYGVVTLSWVLLGYFGFLDFGMSRASANAMARLPEDDSRNRSKVFMTTLYSNMIMGTVGGLVMYFLGGFILLHVVKIEPDLIHETQQAYPWMAAMLPFGMLGGVLIGALESRERFLAANALGTVGNIISQILPLVCAWLITPALTIVIPAILLSRVVFIVSGFVLVAQKEKGLRIQDFSTEWLRKLFGYGSWVSISAFLNPILDSLNQIVIGAMLNAAAVAKYSVPMTLAIRSQVAATALARTLFPRLSRATHEEAVDTTQKSVGTLAYGFAVVCGPAILFSSTFLHFWIGEKFAVESGAVAEILLFGAWTNGVAFIPYNFLQAQGRPHVTAVVGMIEILPFLFVLWVFIHFFGLPGAAVAWTLRVTINAFVLLSLSHCVTRKMFHLIPVIVMMSGSLLLALFVPMAPLIAIGTSFVAFLTFLLAALLLDPVFKGILRRKFGL from the coding sequence ATGAAGTCGTCTAATAGTGCAGTAAACTTCATATATAATGCAATGGGGTCTCTTGTTCCTATAATAATTTCATTGGCAACGGTTCCGTTGTACATCAAGTTATTGGGTCTATCTCGCTATGGTGTTGTGACATTAAGCTGGGTTCTCCTTGGGTATTTCGGTTTTCTTGATTTTGGTATGTCCCGTGCTTCTGCAAATGCAATGGCGCGCCTGCCTGAAGATGATTCTCGAAATAGATCAAAAGTGTTCATGACTACACTTTACTCTAATATGATTATGGGTACTGTCGGTGGTCTTGTTATGTATTTTCTTGGTGGGTTTATTCTTCTCCATGTTGTTAAAATTGAGCCTGATTTAATCCATGAAACGCAGCAGGCTTACCCATGGATGGCTGCAATGCTGCCTTTCGGGATGCTTGGAGGTGTATTAATCGGAGCGCTTGAGTCGCGTGAACGCTTTCTCGCGGCTAACGCGTTGGGGACAGTCGGTAATATCATCAGCCAGATACTTCCTCTTGTTTGCGCATGGTTGATTACCCCCGCTTTGACCATAGTTATTCCTGCTATTCTTCTTTCAAGGGTCGTTTTTATTGTGAGTGGCTTTGTTCTGGTTGCTCAGAAAGAGAAGGGTTTACGGATTCAGGATTTTAGCACTGAGTGGCTGAGAAAGCTTTTTGGCTATGGATCATGGGTCAGCATTTCCGCTTTTCTAAACCCCATCTTGGACTCTCTTAATCAGATCGTTATCGGTGCAATGCTCAATGCTGCGGCTGTGGCGAAATACTCAGTTCCCATGACGCTCGCGATTCGCTCTCAAGTGGCTGCGACCGCTCTTGCCCGCACTCTCTTTCCTCGTCTTTCCCGAGCCACTCATGAGGAAGCTGTTGATACGACACAGAAGTCGGTTGGCACTTTGGCTTATGGCTTCGCTGTTGTCTGCGGACCGGCTATCCTGTTCTCCTCCACTTTTCTCCATTTCTGGATTGGAGAAAAATTCGCCGTTGAATCCGGAGCCGTTGCTGAGATCCTGTTGTTTGGAGCATGGACGAACGGTGTGGCATTTATTCCCTACAATTTCCTGCAGGCTCAGGGACGTCCGCATGTTACCGCTGTTGTGGGTATGATTGAAATACTACCATTTTTATTTGTGCTCTGGGTTTTTATTCATTTTTTTGGACTGCCGGGTGCAGCTGTGGCATGGACGTTACGTGTCACGATAAATGCTTTTGTTCTTCTCAGTCTTAGTCACTGTGTTACTCGTAAAATGTTTCATCTGATTCCTGTGATCGTGATGATGAGTGGATCTCTTCTGTTGGCTTTGTTTGTGCCTATGGCACCCCTGATAGCTATAGGAACTTCTTTCGTGGCATTCTTGACTTTTCTTCTCGCGGCCTTGCTGCTGGATCCTGTCTTCAAGGGAATATTGCGTAGAAAATTTGGTTTATAA
- a CDS encoding methyltransferase family protein, translating into MTPSTSLIERSEKLLLLGVGCYFLFANFTPVFVTHSFVACLYLAEALLDMTFTVTRQRGPLSHNWRDWLVAVLGTYAGLLVVATPHVSPLLPSLLCGSLALLGILLSLSAKLSLRRSFGIIAASRQLKTGGPYRVIRHPMYAGYLLMQVAFLLQYPTAHNAVVLLFTWWMQIMRINAEEKMLAPRSEWVGWSKEVRWKLIPFIF; encoded by the coding sequence ATGACGCCTTCCACATCCCTCATTGAACGGAGCGAAAAGCTCCTGCTTCTTGGCGTTGGCTGTTACTTCCTCTTTGCAAATTTCACACCCGTCTTTGTAACGCATAGCTTTGTGGCATGCCTCTATCTGGCGGAAGCTCTGCTCGACATGACCTTTACGGTCACACGGCAACGCGGCCCTCTCAGCCACAACTGGCGTGACTGGCTTGTTGCTGTGCTGGGAACATATGCTGGCCTGTTAGTCGTTGCCACGCCGCATGTTTCGCCTCTTCTCCCCAGTCTGCTGTGCGGCAGTCTGGCCCTGCTCGGCATCCTGCTCAGTCTTTCCGCCAAACTGTCCCTGCGCAGAAGCTTCGGGATCATCGCGGCATCGCGCCAGCTGAAAACAGGCGGGCCTTACAGGGTTATCCGGCATCCCATGTATGCCGGTTACCTTCTGATGCAGGTGGCTTTTCTGCTGCAATATCCAACAGCCCATAACGCCGTGGTTCTTCTCTTCACCTGGTGGATGCAGATCATGAGGATCAACGCCGAGGAAAAGATGCTTGCACCCCGCAGTGAATGGGTCGGCTGGTCGAAAGAGGTCAGGTGGAAGCTCATCCCCTTTATTTTTTGA
- the leuC gene encoding 3-isopropylmalate dehydratase large subunit, translating into MSPRTLFDKIWDNHVVDTLEDGTAILYIDRHLVHEVTSPQAFEGLRLAGRKLRHPENTIAVVDHNVPTSDRTQPIEEPESRNQIETLERNVKEFGVPYFPLLSANQGIVHVVGPEQGISLPGMTIVCGDSHTSTHGAMGALAFGIGTSEVEHVMATQTILQKPAKNMKIAVEGELAPGVTAKDVVLAIIGKIGTAGGTGHVIEFCGSAIRGLDMAGRMTVCNMAIEAGARAGLIAPDETTFEYVKGRRFAPKGEGYDQAVAYWKTLASDEGAVYDTEITLRAEEIEPCLTWGTSPENVLPINGTVPDPADEPDEAKRAQMVRMLDYMDLKAGQKIAGTPVDVVFIGSCTNSRIEDLRAAASIAAGRKVADGVRAMIVPGSGLVKAQAEEEGLDRVFLDAGFEWREAGCSMCLGMNPDKLTPGQRCASTSNRNFEGRQGPGGRTHLLSPAMAAAAAVTGVLTDARELTN; encoded by the coding sequence ATGTCACCGCGTACTCTGTTCGACAAAATCTGGGACAACCACGTTGTCGATACCCTCGAGGACGGGACCGCCATCCTGTATATCGACCGCCACCTCGTCCATGAGGTGACCAGCCCGCAGGCGTTCGAAGGGCTGCGTCTGGCTGGACGCAAGCTGCGTCACCCGGAAAACACGATCGCCGTCGTGGACCACAACGTGCCGACCTCCGATCGCACCCAGCCGATCGAGGAACCAGAAAGCCGCAACCAGATCGAGACGCTGGAGCGCAACGTCAAGGAATTCGGCGTTCCGTATTTCCCGCTGCTGTCGGCCAATCAGGGTATCGTGCATGTGGTCGGCCCCGAGCAGGGCATCTCTCTGCCGGGCATGACCATCGTCTGCGGTGACTCCCACACCTCCACGCATGGCGCGATGGGCGCTCTGGCGTTCGGTATTGGCACGTCCGAGGTCGAGCATGTGATGGCGACGCAGACGATCCTGCAGAAGCCCGCCAAGAACATGAAAATCGCCGTCGAGGGTGAGCTTGCTCCTGGTGTGACGGCGAAGGACGTGGTGCTGGCCATCATCGGCAAGATCGGCACCGCTGGCGGCACGGGTCATGTCATCGAGTTCTGCGGTTCCGCCATTCGCGGGCTGGACATGGCGGGCCGCATGACGGTCTGCAATATGGCGATCGAAGCCGGTGCCCGCGCCGGTCTGATCGCACCGGATGAGACCACATTCGAGTATGTGAAGGGGCGTCGCTTCGCCCCGAAGGGTGAAGGCTACGATCAGGCCGTCGCCTACTGGAAGACGCTCGCCTCCGATGAAGGCGCGGTCTACGACACGGAAATCACGCTGCGGGCCGAAGAGATCGAGCCATGCCTGACATGGGGCACAAGCCCTGAGAATGTGCTGCCGATCAATGGCACAGTGCCCGATCCGGCTGATGAACCCGATGAAGCAAAGCGGGCGCAGATGGTCCGCATGCTGGACTATATGGACCTGAAGGCCGGGCAGAAGATTGCCGGAACGCCCGTCGATGTGGTGTTCATCGGTTCCTGTACCAACAGCCGTATCGAGGATCTCCGGGCTGCGGCCTCCATCGCGGCGGGCCGCAAGGTGGCCGATGGCGTCCGTGCCATGATCGTGCCGGGCTCGGGTCTGGTGAAGGCGCAGGCCGAGGAAGAAGGTCTGGACCGCGTATTCCTCGACGCCGGTTTCGAATGGCGCGAGGCTGGCTGCTCCATGTGCCTTGGCATGAACCCGGACAAGCTGACGCCGGGCCAGCGTTGCGCCTCGACCTCAAACCGCAACTTCGAGGGTCGTCAGGGACCGGGTGGTCGCACGCATCTGCTGTCTCCCGCGATGGCGGCAGCGGCGGCGGTGACCGGCGTGCTGACCGACGCTCGCGAGCTTACGAACTGA
- the leuD gene encoding 3-isopropylmalate dehydratase small subunit produces the protein MEKFTTLTAIAAPLPEANIDTDKIIPARFLKTTKRTGLGVHAFDGMRYRPDGSENPDFVLNKEPYRKAEILVTHENFGCGSSREHAPWALLDFGIRCVIAPSFADIFFNNSFKNGILPIRLPREVCDELMSDASQGSNSRITVDLARQVVIRPDGQEISFEIDPLRKHLLLEGLDDIGQTLKRENAIEAFETKRKQDEPWFPKIAV, from the coding sequence ATGGAGAAATTCACCACTCTGACGGCCATCGCGGCACCTCTGCCCGAGGCCAATATCGACACGGACAAGATCATTCCGGCCCGCTTCCTCAAGACGACGAAGCGTACCGGCCTTGGCGTGCATGCGTTCGACGGCATGCGTTATCGTCCGGACGGTTCGGAAAATCCGGATTTCGTGTTGAACAAGGAGCCTTACCGCAAGGCGGAGATTCTTGTGACGCACGAGAATTTCGGCTGCGGCTCCTCGCGTGAGCATGCCCCTTGGGCGCTGCTCGATTTCGGCATCCGCTGCGTGATCGCACCGTCTTTTGCCGACATCTTCTTCAATAACAGCTTCAAGAACGGCATCCTGCCGATCCGTCTGCCGCGTGAAGTCTGTGATGAACTGATGAGCGACGCCTCGCAGGGCTCGAACAGCCGGATCACGGTCGATCTGGCGCGTCAGGTCGTCATTCGTCCGGACGGACAGGAAATCAGTTTCGAGATCGATCCGCTGCGCAAGCATCTGCTACTTGAAGGGCTGGATGATATTGGCCAGACGCTGAAGCGCGAAAACGCCATCGAGGCGTTCGAGACGAAGCGGAAGCAGGACGAGCCCTGGTTCCCGAAGATTGCCGTCTGA